The Microcaecilia unicolor chromosome 6, aMicUni1.1, whole genome shotgun sequence genome includes a window with the following:
- the AMIGO3 gene encoding amphoterin-induced protein 3 yields the protein MSTNRDEQLVWKCLRNLLILLELFALQNTSASAHSCPNVCICASDLISCVNQSLQHVPQALPSTAVTLDLSHNNLSHLHNNWLAALPRLQDLRISHNQIKTLSGKALHNATQLKRLDLSSNRLEIIKEHFFEHLLSLEELLLYNNVIMQVDRQAFIHLSSIRKIYLSCNLLTNFSFRSMQNLSHPYLRTLDLSSNNFSIIPIEEVMALPAYVKNGLYLHNNPLTCDCRLYNLFLHWTDRGFSSAKDFQKDHICLALRKPRAIVRFLNSYNNVENCPLNYADFSELHIKVFVGKSLLIPCNTSLQEESTNYLWISPRYEFIKYPGNNNQSLKVHNNGSLEIKEVQPWDSGIYLCIAINNHLNHNMTYEVNVTVHYPKYEGWKTGFTTLLGCVVSLILVLVYLYLTPCHCFNCRKKLATPSPSYECSAKSSILSTTPPATDAPSRKINSNKHVVFLEPIKEVQNGKIKLTVRDEPLNAKNAKVLQPKSDSESTSSVFSDIPIMSL from the coding sequence ATGAGTACGAACAGAGACGAACAACTTGTTTGGAAATGTTTGAGAAATCTATTGATACTTTTAGAACTGTTTGCTCTACAGAACACATCCGCAAGTGCTCATAGCTGTCCCAATGTCTGTATATGTGCCTCTGACCTCATAAGCTGTGTTAACCAGAGTCTTCAGCATGTGCCCCAAGCACTGCCTTCCACAGCTGTCACGCTGGACCTCAGTCACAATAATCTTTCCCACCTCCACAATAACTGGTTAGCAGCCTTGCCACGTCTCCAGGATCTCCGGATCAGCCACAATCAAATTAAAACTCTCTCTGGAAAGGCCCTCCATAATGCCACACAACTTAAACGCCTGGACTTGTCTTCCAACCGTCTGGAAATCATCAAGGAACACTTCTTTGAGCATCTTCTAAGTCTGGAGGAGCTTTTGCTCTACAACAATGTCATCATGCAAGTGGACAGACAAGCTTTCATCCATCTAAGCAGCATACGCAAGATCTACTTGAGCTGTAATCTGTTGACCAATTTTTCCTTTCGCTCCATGCAGAACCTCAGTCACCCTTACCTGAGAACCTTGGACCTATCATCCAATAACTTCTCTATTATTCCCATTGAAGAAGTCATGGCCTTGCCAGCATATGTCAAAAATGGCTTGTATCTCCATAACAACCCCCTGACATGTGACTGCAGACTGTACAATCTGTTTCTGCACTGGACAGATCGAGGCTTCAGCTCAGCAAAGGATTTCCAAAAGGATCATATCTGTCTGGCATTAAGGAAGCCCCGTGCTATTGTTAGGTTCTTAAATAGCTATAATAATGTTGAAAATTGCCCTTTGAACTATGCAGACTTTTCAGAGTTGCACATCAAAGTATTTGTAGGAAAATCTCTTTTGATTCCCTGTAATACTAGCCTACAGGAAGAATCAACAAATTACTTATGGATTTCTCCCAGATATGAGTTTATCAAATATCCAGGGAACAATAATCAAAGTCTTAAGGTTCACAATAATGGAAGCTTAGAGATCAAAGAGGTACAGCCATGGGACTCTGGGATTTATCTGTGTATTGCCATTAACAATCACTTAAATCATAATATGACATATGAAGTAAATGTGACAGTTCATTATCCCAAGTATGAAGGTTGGAAAACTGGTTTCACAACACTCCTGGGATGTGTAGTCAGTTTGATCCTAGTTCTTGTGTACTTGTACCTCACTCCATGTCACTGTTTCAACTGTCGGAAGAAGCTGGCAACCCCCAGTCCATCCTATGAATGCAGTGCTAAATCCTCTATTCTTAGCACCACTCCACCTGCCACTGATGCACCTAGTCGTAAGATCAACTCTAACAAACATGTGGTCTTTCTAGAACCCATCAAGGAAGTACAAAATGGTAAAATCAAGTTGACAGTCCGTGACGAGCCTCTCAATGCCAAAAATGCTAAAGTTCTACAACCCAAATCTGATTCTGAATCTACCAGCTCTGTTTTTTCTGACATACCCATCATGTCATTATAG